The Natribaculum luteum genome contains the following window.
CTGCGTGTTCTCTGCGACCGCGTCACCTTCGGTTTCGAGGAGGTGGCGGATGTAGGCGGCTTTCTCCTCGCGGGCTTCACTCACCGTCGCTCACCTCCCCGTCCTCGAGCAGGATCACGTGGACTGCCTCGGGGCCGTGGGCACCCCTCACGAGCGCACCCATATCGGCCGTGGCGCTCGGCCCCGTGGCGACGATCGCGCTCTCGCCGTCGCGCAGCCGCGGTCCGAGTCGGTCTATCGCTGTCGGCATGTCGGCGATCAGGTCCCGCTCGCGGAGGACGGGGACGTGCAGTTCGGGAAAGAGACTCACCTGTTCGGCCCCCTCGGGCGTCGACGGGAGGACGACGCTGCCGTAGTCTGCGATCCCGAACGACGCGGCCGTGACGCCCGTCGCGGCCGACTCGAGCGTCGCAGGCGTCGGACGTGCGTCGACCCACGCCGGGAGCGAGACCGACGCGAACGGCAGCGGCGTCCCGACGGCCGGTTCGCGAACGACCTCCTCGAGGGTCGACTCGAACGCCGTCGGCCGGGTCCGCGTTACCGCCACGTCCAGTTCGGCGAGTGACGTCTCGAATCGCTCGACGATCGCGCCTGTCTCGACACTCATACGTCGAACTTCGGGGCTGGCCATTTCACTGTTCTGTTAATCGCGAGGAGAAACAAATTAATTAAACAATGTAACGAATTCAATTCAAATCCCTTCCACACGTCGTACCGTTGCCGAATCAGGACGATCGTCGGAAAAAGCGGCCGACAGTTACTAACTCTCCAATCGTATCTACTATCCACTGGTTTTATATTATATAATGGATATTATTGTTCTGTTCCCACACATGGCAGATGATAACACACATACAAAGAGAGACGGGGCGAACCGGCGGCTGCCGAACAGATGGACGAGAGGGGAGGTGAGACGATGGCGACGACGGTAGAGATCCTGCTCGCCGCGACGCCGCTGTTGCTCGCCGGCATCCTTCTCGTCGGATTCCTGTGGCCGGCGACTCGAGCGATGCCGATCGCGTGGATCGTCGCGTTGCTTGTCGGCTACGGCGTGTGGAGTATGCCGCCGGAGTGGCTCGCTGCGGCGTCGATCGTCGGCGTCATGACGGCGCTCCAGATTCTCTGGATCGTCTTTGGGGCGCTCGTCTTGCTGTACACGCTGATGCAGGCGGGCGCGTTCGATCGCATCAACGCCGGGTTCGCGACGATCAGTGACGACCGCCGGGTACAGGTCGTTCTGATCGCCTTCTTCCTCGCGACGTTCATCGAGGGTGCGGCCGGCTTCGGGACGCCCGCCGCGGTCGTCGCGCCGCTGTTGCTGGGTCTCGGCTTCCCCGCCCTGGCGGCGGTCATCGCGGGACTGGTCGGCCACATCATCGCGGTCACCTACGGCGCAGTCGGCACGCCGATCATCGTCGGCATCGAAACTCCGCTCTCCGACACCGGCTTTACCGAGTCTGCGATCACGAACGCCGGCATGACCGTCCAGGAGTTCTCCGTCGAGGTCGCCGTCTGGGCGGCGACGTTTCACGCGCTCGTCGGCTTCGCGATGCCGCTGATCGCGGTCGCGATGGTCGTCTACTTCTTCGGCGAGGAACGGAGTCTCGAGCCGGCCTGGGAGGTCGCACCGCTGTGTCTGTTCTCGGGGATCGCCTTCGCTATCCCCTACTGGGCGTCGGCCCAGATCAGCGCCGAGTTCCCGGCGCTCGTCGGCTCGATGGTCGGCGGTGCGATCGTCGTCACCGCGTTGAACAGAGGCTACTTCCTCCCCGACGACGAGTGGGACTTCCCGCCACAGGAACGGTGGCCCGACCACTGGGTCGGGACGATCGCGCCCGGCGAGTCCAGCGCCCCCGGGACGACTGGCGGCCCGGACGACGCGACGGTCGCCGACGGCGCGGGTGCGAGCCCCAGCATGGCCAACGGGATCCCGCTGTGGCGCGCCTGGTCGCCGTACGTCGCCCTCGTCGTCTTGCTCGTCGTCACGCGAGTCGTCGATCCGATCGCGAACTTCCTCCAGCGGTCGATGTTCGTCACGTCGTGGTCTGACATCCTCGGGACCACCCTCGACGGCAGCATCTCGTGGGTGTACGTCCCCGGGTTCTGGCTGGTCGTCAGCGCCCTGATCGCGATCCCGCTATTTCGGATGTCGGGCGACCAGGTCACGGCGGCGTGGCGCGAAGCGGCGGAGAAGATCGTCGCACCGCTCGTCGCGCTCGTGTTCGTCATCGCCATGGTGCAGGTCATGCTCCAGTCGGGTGCCCACCCCGGCGCACCAGACGACGGCAGCATGATCGTCGTCCTCGCACAGACGACGGCGGACGTGGCCGGGCCGATCTACCCGTTCATCGCGGCACTCATCGGCGCGCTCGGTGCCGCGATGGCCGGCTCGAACACGGTGAGTAACATCACCTTCGGCGCGTTCCAGTTCGAGGCCGCCTCGCAACTCGGTCTGCCCCACCAGATCATCGTCGGTGCACAGGCCGTCGGCGGCGCGATCGGGAACCTCGTCGCGATCCACAACGTCGTCGCGGCGCTCGCGACCGTCGGTCTCGTCGGTCACGAGGGGCGCGTGATGCGACTGAACCTCATCCCGCTCGTCTACTACAGCCTCTTCGTCGGCCTCTGGGCGATGCTGTTCGTGTACGTCTTCTTCCCTGACGTCTTCTGAACAATCGCCGCTCTTTTCTCGGCTCCTTCCCTCGAGTCGAGGTACCTGATCCCAAATCGCACTATGGCAGTAGACCACAGTGGTTCGAATCCGGCAGCCGACGACCGCGCGGACTACGATTACCGGAGCGACGACGTCGACCGACCCGGCCTCGTCGACGACCTGGAACGACTCGTCGACGGCGACGTCCGCTTCGACTCCTACTCCCGGCAGCTGTACGCGACCGACGCCAGCATCTACGAAGTGACGCCGATCGGCGTCGTCTTCCCGACGTCGACGGCGGACGTCGCGGGCGTCGTCGAGTACTGCGCCGAACGCGAGATCCCCGTCTTGCCACGCGGGGGCGGGACGAGCCTCGCCGGCCAGACGGTCAACGAGGCCGTCGTCCTCGACTTCACGCGCTACATGGACGACGTCCTCGAGATCGATCCCGACGCGCGGCTGGCGACCACACAGCCCGGCATCTACCTCGGGACGCTCAACGAGGCGCTCGCCGACCACGACCTCAAGTTCGCGCCCGACCCCGCCTGGGGCGACAAGAGCGCACTCGGCGGCGCGATCGGGAACAACTCCACCGGCGCACACTCGCTGCAGTACGGCAAGACCGACGCCTACGTCGAGGAAGTCGAGGCGGTCCTCGCCGACGGCACCGTCACGACCTTCGGCGAGGTCACCCTCGAGGAACTGCGCGAGCGAGCGGGCGACGCGGACCTCGAGTCCCGAATCTACGCCCAGGTCGCCGAGATCGTCGACGAGAAGGCAGATCTGATCGAGGAGACCTATCCCGACCTCAAGCGCAACGTCTCCGGCTACAATCTGGACTGGCTGATCCGCGAGGCGCGTGGCGCCTCGGAACGCGCGAACGGCGAAGCCGGGAGCGAAGACGCCCGCGGGGCCGAACGCGGCGCAGGCGAACCCGACGCACCCGGCGGCACGGTCAACGTCGCGAAACTCCTCTGTGGGAGCGAGGGGACGCTCGCGATCGTCACCGAGGCGACGGTCTCGCTCGAGCCCGTCCCCGAGGAAAAGAGCATGGCGTTGCTCGCCTACGACACCGTCCTCGACGCGATGGAAGACGTCGCGCCGATCGTCGAACACGACCCGGCGGCACTCGAGGTGATCGACGACGTGTTCATCGACCTCGCACGCGAGACCGCCGAGTTCGCCGAGGTGACCGAGATCCTGCCGGAGGGGACTGGCGCGGTGTTGATCGTCGAGTTCTACGCCGAGGACGTCGCCGACGGGGAGCGGAAAGTTGCGAACCTGCTGGCCGACCGCTGTCCCACCGTCGAGCCCGAAGGGGAGCCCGACCCCGCCGAGGAGCGAGTCGACCTCGAGGCCGAGGTACGCGCGTTCGACGCCCTCCAGGCCTACGACCACGAGAGCCGGGCGCAGATCTGGAAGCTCCGCAAGTCGGGGCTGCCGATCTTGCTCTCGCGGACGACCGACGAGAAACACGTCGCGTTCGTCGAGGACACGGCGATTCCACCCGAAAACCTGCCGGAGTTCGTCGCGGACTTCCAGGCGATCCTCGAGGACCACGACACCTACGCCAGTTTCTACGCCCACGCCGGGCCGGGCGTCCTCCACATTCGGCCGCTCGTGAACACGAAGACCGAGACCGGCCTGGACGACGTGGAGTCGATCACTGACGCCGCCACCGACCTCGTCGTCGAGTACGACGGCTCGGTCTCGGGCGAACACGGCGACGGCCGCGCCCGCACCCAGTGGAACCGGAAGCTCTACGGCGACGAGGTCTGGGAGACGTTCCAGGAACTCAAGACGGCGTTCGATCCCGACTGGCTGTTGAACCCGGGACAGGTCGTCTTCCGCGACGACGACCCGACGGACATGACCGAGAACCACCGGTTCGGGCCGGACTACGAGTTCCACGCGGGGTTCGAGCCCGAACTGAACTGGGAGAACGACAACGGCATGCAGGGAATGATCGAGCTCTGTCACGGCTGTGCCGGCTGTCGCGGCGAACAGGCCACGACGGGCGGCGTGATGTGTCCCACGTTCCGCGCGAGCCACGAGGAGATCACGAGCACTCGCGGTCGGGCGAACGCGCTCCGCCAGGCGATGAGCGGCAACTTACCGCCGGGTGAGGTGTTCGAAGACGAGTTCGTCGAGGAGGTCATGGACCTCTGTGTCGGCTGCAAGGGCTGTGCGATCGACTGCCCGAGCGAGGTCGACATGGCCAAGCTCAAAGCCGAGGTGACCCACCAGTACCACGAGCGAAACGGCGCCTCGCTGCGCGACAGACTGTTCGCCAACGTCCACGACCTCTCGCGACTCGGGAGCACGCTCGCTCCGCTGTCGAACGCCGCGGCGAAAGTCCCCGGCGCGCGCTGGCTACTCGAGAAGACCGTCGGTATCGACGCGAACCGACCGCTGCCGACGTTCCACGCGACGACGTTTCGCGACTGGTTCGAAACGCGAGGCGGCTCTCGCGTGCGCGAGGCTGACGCCGACCGCAAAGCCGTCGTCTACCCGGACACGTACACGAACTACAGCAACCCCGACGCCGGGAAAGCCGCCGTCCGCGTCCTCGAGGCTGCGGGCGTCCACGTGACGGTCCCCGATGACCTCGGCGATACCGGCCGGCCGGCGTTCTCGAAGGGCTTTCTCGAGCAGTCACGCGAGACCGCCCGCGAGAACGTCGACGCCCTCGTCCCGCTGGTCGAGGACGGGTGGGACGTCGTCGTGATCGAACCCTCCGACGCGGTCATGTTCCAGTCCGACTACCGCGACCTGCTCGTCGGCGAGGACGTCGAGACCCTCGCCGCGAACGCCTACGGCGTCTGCGAGTACCTCGACGTCTTCCGGCTCGACGAGGACCTCGCGTTCGACGTGCCGACCGAGTCGCTCACCTACCACGGCCACTGCCACCAGAAGGCGACGCGGAAAGACCACCACGCCGTCGGCGTCCTCCGGCGTGCGGGCTACGCGGTCGACCCGCTGGATTCAGGCTGCTGTGGCATGGCCGGGAGTTTCGGGTACGAGGCCGAACACGCCTCGATGAGCGACGCCATCGCCTCAGTCCTCTACGAACAGGTCGACGACAGCGACGGTGAGCGGGTCGTCGCTCCCGGCGCGTCCTGTCGGACGCAACTCGAGGGTCGCCCCGACGGGGCGAAACCGCCGACGCCGATCGAGGTCGTCGC
Protein-coding sequences here:
- a CDS encoding L-lactate permease yields the protein MATTVEILLAATPLLLAGILLVGFLWPATRAMPIAWIVALLVGYGVWSMPPEWLAAASIVGVMTALQILWIVFGALVLLYTLMQAGAFDRINAGFATISDDRRVQVVLIAFFLATFIEGAAGFGTPAAVVAPLLLGLGFPALAAVIAGLVGHIIAVTYGAVGTPIIVGIETPLSDTGFTESAITNAGMTVQEFSVEVAVWAATFHALVGFAMPLIAVAMVVYFFGEERSLEPAWEVAPLCLFSGIAFAIPYWASAQISAEFPALVGSMVGGAIVVTALNRGYFLPDDEWDFPPQERWPDHWVGTIAPGESSAPGTTGGPDDATVADGAGASPSMANGIPLWRAWSPYVALVVLLVVTRVVDPIANFLQRSMFVTSWSDILGTTLDGSISWVYVPGFWLVVSALIAIPLFRMSGDQVTAAWREAAEKIVAPLVALVFVIAMVQVMLQSGAHPGAPDDGSMIVVLAQTTADVAGPIYPFIAALIGALGAAMAGSNTVSNITFGAFQFEAASQLGLPHQIIVGAQAVGGAIGNLVAIHNVVAALATVGLVGHEGRVMRLNLIPLVYYSLFVGLWAMLFVYVFFPDVF
- a CDS encoding FAD-binding and (Fe-S)-binding domain-containing protein; translated protein: MAVDHSGSNPAADDRADYDYRSDDVDRPGLVDDLERLVDGDVRFDSYSRQLYATDASIYEVTPIGVVFPTSTADVAGVVEYCAEREIPVLPRGGGTSLAGQTVNEAVVLDFTRYMDDVLEIDPDARLATTQPGIYLGTLNEALADHDLKFAPDPAWGDKSALGGAIGNNSTGAHSLQYGKTDAYVEEVEAVLADGTVTTFGEVTLEELRERAGDADLESRIYAQVAEIVDEKADLIEETYPDLKRNVSGYNLDWLIREARGASERANGEAGSEDARGAERGAGEPDAPGGTVNVAKLLCGSEGTLAIVTEATVSLEPVPEEKSMALLAYDTVLDAMEDVAPIVEHDPAALEVIDDVFIDLARETAEFAEVTEILPEGTGAVLIVEFYAEDVADGERKVANLLADRCPTVEPEGEPDPAEERVDLEAEVRAFDALQAYDHESRAQIWKLRKSGLPILLSRTTDEKHVAFVEDTAIPPENLPEFVADFQAILEDHDTYASFYAHAGPGVLHIRPLVNTKTETGLDDVESITDAATDLVVEYDGSVSGEHGDGRARTQWNRKLYGDEVWETFQELKTAFDPDWLLNPGQVVFRDDDPTDMTENHRFGPDYEFHAGFEPELNWENDNGMQGMIELCHGCAGCRGEQATTGGVMCPTFRASHEEITSTRGRANALRQAMSGNLPPGEVFEDEFVEEVMDLCVGCKGCAIDCPSEVDMAKLKAEVTHQYHERNGASLRDRLFANVHDLSRLGSTLAPLSNAAAKVPGARWLLEKTVGIDANRPLPTFHATTFRDWFETRGGSRVREADADRKAVVYPDTYTNYSNPDAGKAAVRVLEAAGVHVTVPDDLGDTGRPAFSKGFLEQSRETARENVDALVPLVEDGWDVVVIEPSDAVMFQSDYRDLLVGEDVETLAANAYGVCEYLDVFRLDEDLAFDVPTESLTYHGHCHQKATRKDHHAVGVLRRAGYAVDPLDSGCCGMAGSFGYEAEHASMSDAIASVLYEQVDDSDGERVVAPGASCRTQLEGRPDGAKPPTPIEVVADALE
- a CDS encoding LUD domain-containing protein encodes the protein MSVETGAIVERFETSLAELDVAVTRTRPTAFESTLEEVVREPAVGTPLPFASVSLPAWVDARPTPATLESAATGVTAASFGIADYGSVVLPSTPEGAEQVSLFPELHVPVLRERDLIADMPTAIDRLGPRLRDGESAIVATGPSATADMGALVRGAHGPEAVHVILLEDGEVSDGE